The proteins below are encoded in one region of Mauremys reevesii isolate NIE-2019 linkage group 15, ASM1616193v1, whole genome shotgun sequence:
- the LOC120383654 gene encoding olfactory receptor 11A1-like, whose amino-acid sequence MASPEQGNETSITEFILLGFGTLHELQILLFLLFLVIYIATMSGNILIVTLVMTDQHLHTPMYFFLGNLSCLETCYTSTILPRMLASLLTEDRTISFSGCLTQYYFFGSLGGTECFLLLVMSYDRYLAICNPMHYAARMSGRIWLQLAGGSWTGGFLCSGIITLSISQLTFCGSNDIDHFFCDLIPLVNLSCNDPQLMEMLTFTLSLIFLLVPFLLTLMSYICIIATILRIPSTTGRQKAFSTCSSHLIVVTIFYGTLLIVYMFPTANTLRNFKKVLSLFYTVLTPLVNPIIYSLRNKEVKEALRKACRKCRFEQC is encoded by the coding sequence ATGGCAAGCCCAGAacagggaaatgaaacgtccatcacagaattcatcctcctgggatttgGGACTCTCCATGAACTGCAAATCCTTCTGTTCCTGCTGTTTCTCGTGATCTACATTGCAACCATGTCCGGGAACATCCTCATTGTGACCTTAGTTATgactgatcagcaccttcacacccccatgtacttcttcctggggaacttgtcctgcttggagacctgctacacctccacAATCCTACCCAGGatgctggccagtctcctgactgaGGATAGGACTATTTCATTTAGTGGGTGTCTCACACAATATTATTTCTTTGGTTCTCTGGGAGGTACAGAATGTTTTCTCTTATTGgtgatgtcttatgatcggtatttagcgatATGCAATCCAATGCACTATGCAGCCCGTATGAGTGGCAGGATCTGGCTCCAGCTCGCAGGTGGCTCTTGGACAGGTGGCTTCCTATGTAGTGGCATAATAACCTTGTCGATATCCCAGTTAACTTTCTGTGGCTCCAATGATATTGACCATTTCTTTTGCGATCTTATCCCTCTGGTAAATCTCTCCTGCAAtgatcctcagctgatggaaaTGTTGACTTTCACACTCAGCTTGATTTTCTTACTGGTCCCATTCCTACTTACCTTGATGTCCTACATCTGCATCATTGCAaccatcctgagaatcccttccaccaCTGGGAGGCAAAAGGCTTTTTCtacctgctcctcccacctcattgTGGTGACCATATTTTATGGAACTCTACTGATTGTCTATATGTTCCCAACAGCCAACACACTGAGAAACTTCAagaaagttctctctctcttctacactgtcctgactcccctggtcaatcccatcatctacagcctgagaaacaaagaggttAAGGAGGCCCTGAGGAAAGCTTGCAGGAAATGCAGGTTTGAACAGTGCtag
- the LOC120383655 gene encoding olfactory receptor 10A7-like, with amino-acid sequence MANPEQGNGTSITEFILLGFGNLPELQILLFLLFLVIYIATMAGNILIVVIIVVDQDLHTPMYFFLGNLSCLETCYTSTILPRMLASLLTEVRTISFSGCLTQYYFFASMVATECLLLSVMSYDRYLAIGKPLHYAARMSGRSCFQLAAGSWIGGFLVSSITTLSTSQLSFCGPNGIDHFFCDLIPLVKLSCNDPQLMEMLAFTLSLIFLLVPFLLTLMSYICIIATILRIPSTTGRQKAFSTCSSHLIVVTMYYGTLLIVYMFPTTNTLRDFKKVLSVVYTVLTPLVNPLIYSLRNKEVKEALRKACRKSMFG; translated from the coding sequence ATGGCGAATCCAGAACAGGGAAATGGAACGTCcatcacagaattcatcctcctgggattcGGCAATCTCCCTGAACTGCAAATCCTTCTTTTCCTGCTGTTTCTAGTGATCTATATTGCAACCATggctgggaacatcctcatcGTGGTGATAATTGTGGTTGATCAGGATCTTCACAcacccatgtacttcttcctgggaaacttgtcctgcttggagacctgctacacctcgACCATCCTGCCTAGGatgctggccagtctcctgactgaGGTTAGGACTATTTCATTCAGTGGGTGTCTCACACAATATTATTTCTTTGCTTCTATGGTTGCCACCGAATGCCTTCTCTTATCGgtgatgtcttatgatcggtatttagccATAGGCAAACCACTGCACTATGCAGCCCGAATGAGTGGCAGGTCTTGCTTCCAGCTTGCAGCTGGCTCTTGGATAGGTGGCTTCTTAGTTAGTAGCATAACAACACTGTCAACATCCCAGTTGTCTTTCTGTGGTCCCAATGGTattgaccatttcttttgtgatcTTATCCCCCTTGTAAAACTCTCCTGCAAtgatcctcagctgatggaaaTGTTGGCCTTCACACTCAGCTTGATTTTCTTACTGGTCCCGTTCCTACTTACCTTGATGTCCTACATCTGCATCATTGCAACCATCCTAAGAATCCCTTCTACCACGgggaggcaaaaggccttttctacctgctcctcccacctcattgTAGTGACCATGTATTATGGAACTTTACTGATTGTCTATATGTTCCCAACGACCAACACACTGAGAGACTTCAAGAAAGTTCTCTCTGTTGTCTACACTGTCCTGACTCCCCTGGTCaatcccctcatctacagcctgagaaacaaagaggttAAGGAGGCCCTGAGGAAAGCTTGCAGGAAATCCATGTTTGGATAA